The following proteins are co-located in the Methylomonas sp. 11b genome:
- a CDS encoding DUF4411 family protein has product MKYLLDSNTYIQAKNFYYGMDICPAYWDWLDRQFQAGLVASVQMIGKELKDGHDELAAWAKARSEHFINNDDTETQSVFSEIVQSVAAGDYNPGNRDNFLAKADPWLIAKAKTLGATVVTHEALVAPNTKKVKVPNICLQFGVPCLDTFQFLRELNARFVLEH; this is encoded by the coding sequence TTGAAATATCTTCTCGATTCCAATACCTACATTCAAGCCAAGAATTTCTATTACGGCATGGACATCTGTCCTGCTTATTGGGATTGGCTGGATCGGCAATTTCAAGCGGGTTTGGTCGCCAGTGTTCAGATGATAGGCAAGGAACTTAAAGACGGTCACGACGAACTAGCCGCATGGGCCAAGGCGCGATCAGAACACTTCATCAACAACGACGACACCGAAACCCAGTCGGTGTTTTCCGAAATTGTTCAAAGTGTCGCAGCCGGCGACTATAACCCCGGCAATCGCGACAACTTCTTAGCAAAAGCCGATCCCTGGCTCATCGCCAAAGCTAAAACCCTTGGGGCAACGGTGGTCACCCACGAAGCCTTGGTTGCACCGAACACCAAGAAAGTCAAAGTTCCCAACATTTGCCTGCAATTCGGTGTGCCTTGCCTGGACACGTTTCAGTTTCTGCGGGAATTGAATGCGCGGTTTGTTTTGGAACACTAA